CACCGACGTGACGCTGGACGTCGTGCCGGGAATCACGGTCGGGCGAAGCTGGAGCACGAGCACGGGCAATCTCGACGGGGACGGCAAGACCGACGTGCTGATCGGCGGCTGGGGCACGCAGGCGCGCTTGCTGCTGAGCGATGTCGAGGGCTACCGCGCGACCATGCCGGAATCGCCCAAACTACCGGCTCCCGCGCCCTGAAGCCTGAGCCGGCCACATCCGCAGACACCGCTCCGCCCCCTCGAAAGAGACCGAATGCCCCCCATCACCCGATCCTGCCTCGCTCCGCGCGGCGGGACCTCCCGACAACCAACCCCATCCATTTCATGAAAGTATCACTCCTCCTCGCCACTCTCCTCGCATTCTCGATTCCAACCTTTGCGGAAAACCAAGCCATCGACCTATCGAACGCGACCACGAAAGCCATCCATGTGGCAATGAAGCCGGGAGAGATCTCCGGGAAGCCCGTCCTTGTCGTCACGAAGGACCCGGCGATCACGGCCTTCGACGAGCCCACTTTCGTCAAACTTGCCGGAAGGGAATTCCGGAACGGCACGATCGAGGTCAAGGTCATGAGCAAGCTGCTCAAGGACGCCCCGGACTTCGCTCGCGGCTTTATCGGCGTCGCCTTTCGCATCAACGAAGACAACTCCCGGTTCGAGAGTTTCTATGTGCGTCCCACCAACGCCCGGGCGGATGATCAGTTGAGGCGCAATCGCTCCACGCAGTATTTTTCTTATCCCAACTTCAAGTTTGACCGGCTCAGGAAGGAGGCACCGGGACAATACGAGTCCTACGCGGACATGACGCTGAACGAATGGATCGCGATCAAGATCGTGGTGCGGGACGACAAGGCGAAGCTGTATCTGAACGGCGGTGAATATCCGGTGCTGGTCGTCAACGACCTCAAGCACGGCCCGGATTCATCGGGCGCAATCGGACTGTGGGTCGATGTGGGGACGGAAGGCTATTTTTCCAACCTCCGGATTTACCCGGAGTGATAGAGAAGGGCCGTGGTCGTCCCGCAGGCCCTGCGGATGTTTTCCGCGTGTGATTTGTTTAGTCAACTCAACCCAAGGAGTATCCCTATGTCCGTCGTAAGAGTTGCCTGGTTCATAGGCAAAACCCACAAACAAAAGGCCAGGGTGGCCGCCGAAATCACTGACAGCATCGTCCGCAACACCGGCACCGATGCAAAATACATCTACGTGCTTTTCGAAGATGTGAAAGCCAGTGACTGGGCCGGCGAGGGAAAGTTTTTCGGCGGGGCTCCAAAGCGCCGCAAAACCAACCGCACATGAAGCCACGAAGATCGCCATGCTCGGCACATCGGCGGTGCGCTCGCGTGGCGATCTTCGAAAGGAAGCCATAAATCATGAATGTGA
This genomic stretch from Termitidicoccus mucosus harbors:
- a CDS encoding tautomerase family protein codes for the protein MSVVRVAWFIGKTHKQKARVAAEITDSIVRNTGTDAKYIYVLFEDVKASDWAGEGKFFGGAPKRRKTNRT